The Raphanus sativus cultivar WK10039 unplaced genomic scaffold, ASM80110v3 Scaffold4405, whole genome shotgun sequence genome has a segment encoding these proteins:
- the LOC108839037 gene encoding PLASMODESMATA CALLOSE-BINDING PROTEIN 4, giving the protein MSVLLPLCLIISMIAYSNAAYCVCKDGNEQVLQKAIDYACGAGADCSQIQQNGACYQPNTVKNHCDIAVNSYYQKKASSGATCDFNGAAIISTSPPSTASSCLTGSSSSGTPSTGTPTTGTPTSGFPSTGTPPSTGTPTTGMPNTGTPSTSTGTPTSGTPTSGMPTSSSSSVFPGTALGPTGSGGLDPSNGEKISVRTNSVFLLLAGAAMILVV; this is encoded by the exons ATGTCGGTACTACTTCCTTTGTGTCTGATTATCTCCATGATTGCCTATTCAA ATGCTGCGTACTGTGTGTGCAAAGACGGGAACGAGCAAGTGCTTCAGAAGGCAATAGACTACGCATGTGGAGCAGGAGCTGACTGTTCTCAGATCCAGCAAAACGGAGCTTGTTACCAGCCTAACACCGTCAAAAACCACTGTGACATCGCCGTCAACAGTTACTACCAAAAGAAAGCTTCATCCGGCGCCACCTGTGACTTTAACGGCGCAGCTATCATCTCTACCTCCCCTCCATCAA CCGCTTCAAGCTGTTTAACCGGTTCCAg CTCTAGTGGGACCCCATCCACTGGGACACCAACCACAGGGACACCAACCAGTGGCTTCCCATCCACAGGCACTCCACCGTCCACCGGGACTCCCACAACCGGAATGCCTAACACCGGGACTCCTTCCACTTCCACTGGTACGCCAACTTCAGGCACGCCCACAAGCGGGATGCCAACTTCGTCTTCATCTTCTGTGTTCCCGGGCACTGCTCTTGGACCAACCGGGAGCGGCGGGCTAGATCCTAGTAACGGAGAAAAGATATCAGTCCGAACTAACTCGGTGTTCTTGTTACTAGCCGGTGCAGCGATGATACTTGTGGTTTAG